Below is a genomic region from Actinomycetota bacterium.
CCAACGAGGCGATGACGCTCATGGGTGGGATCGCGTACGGGGAGAACTCGCGGATCGCCCGGTCCCTGCGCGACGCGCGCGCCGCGCCCGTGATGTCGCCCTCCACCGACCTGCTGCGCACGTGGGTCGGACGGTACCTGCTCGGGCTCCCATTGCTCACGGAGTGAGCCAGATGAGCGTCGTCCTCGCCGTGGCGCTGGACGCCGAGCTCACGCGAGCGCTCGCCCGGACGGAGCCCGCCTGGCGCCTCCACCCGACCGACGACCCGGAAGGGGTGGACCGACTGGTCCGTGGAGAGCGCTTCGACCTCGTTGTGGTAGCCCCGTCTGTACGGGAGCCGATCCGTGTGGCCCAGCGCGCTCATTCAGCGGACCGCACCGTGCCGGTCGTGCTCCTCAGGGAGCCCGGAGATCTGGAGGTCGTCCGGCGGGCCCTGCAGCTGACGCCCCTGATCGGGGAGAGCGTGCACTGCCTCCCGTCGCCCCACGATGTCGGCGAGCTCGCCGCGGTCCTCCGGGAGGTCCTCAGCGAGTCGGACGCCCGGGCTCGCCACGAAGCCACGACTTCGATGCTCGACCAGATGCTGCGCGAGGCGACCCCCACGCAGCGCCAGCACCTCGGCCTGATCCTCGAGCATCTGCCGGTCGGGGTGATCTCCCTCGACGCCGAGCTGCGTATCCGCGGCACGAACCGAGCCGCCGCCCAACTCTTCGCCGGCCCGGGCGCCGACGCCATCGGCTCCCCCGTCGCGGACGGTTTCGACGATCCGGTCGGCGTGGAGACGTTCCTACGGGGAGCCTCCAGTGGCACGACGCCAGCCGAGCTGTTCGCGATGAGGCACCCGGACGGCCCCCGGCACCTGGAGCTCATCGTCGCTCCCGCGGGAGCCGGTTCCGATGGGCGCGGTCTGCTGCTGCTCGTCCAGGACGTGACCGCACGGGTGCTGGCAGAGCGCGCACGCGACGAGGCTGAAGAGGTCCTCAGGTTCCAGAAGCAGCTGCTCGAGATCGAGAGCGAGGCGACGATCGATGGGATCCTGGTGGTATCGCCGGAGGGGAGGATCCTCTACTCC
It encodes:
- a CDS encoding PAS domain-containing protein, whose product is MSVVLAVALDAELTRALARTEPAWRLHPTDDPEGVDRLVRGERFDLVVVAPSVREPIRVAQRAHSADRTVPVVLLREPGDLEVVRRALQLTPLIGESVHCLPSPHDVGELAAVLREVLSESDARARHEATTSMLDQMLREATPTQRQHLGLILEHLPVGVISLDAELRIRGTNRAAAQLFAGPGADAIGSPVADGFDDPVGVETFLRGASSGTTPAELFAMRHPDGPRHLELIVAPAGAGSDGRGLLLLVQDVTARVLAERARDEAEEVLRFQKQLLEIESEATIDGILVVSPEGRILYSNRRFALMWGIPDDVMAAEGESAALEWVSHSVVDAVGFAARVRYLYEHPDEVDRDEILLRDGRVFDRFSTPLRDPQAGYLGRAWYFRDITQQKQLEANLRRSQERSELLANASAVFASSLDHEAILHRLAELAVAGAADWCAVDLTDADGRIRRLTATHRLPEKRALA